A genome region from Deltaproteobacteria bacterium includes the following:
- a CDS encoding NAD(P)/FAD-dependent oxidoreductase — protein sequence MAHTVIIGAGPAGLTAAYELSKLGMHSTILEADSQVGGLSRTVDYRGYRFDIGGHRFFSKVPLINELWHEILGEAFLLRPRLSRIHYRGHFFDYPLRPLNALAGLGPIEALLVGLSYTHAKLFPHPQETNFEQWVSNRFGYRLYEIFFKTYTEKVWGIPCTEISADWATQRIKNLSLSEAVRNALFQQNRTKDGQLITTLIDEFYYPRFGPGMMWDRCEQLVARAGSETMRGVRVERIRHRHGRVECVYGRTAGGEPVEFGGDHLISTMAIRELINALDPAPPAAVVLAANELRYRDYLTVVLIVKREQMFPDNWIYVHSPEVRLGRIQNYKNWSPDMVPHPSRTSLGLEYFLWDKDPEWTWSREQLMDLGIRDCVTIGLVNPSEVEDATVVRMTKAYPVYDQSYEANLATVRNYLTGITNLQLIGRNGQHRYNNQDHSMLTGVYAARNLAGANYDIWSVNTEMEYHEETVTASARRADRLVPAPVQPPPSGAPPMSPEEMIEAAFARLDPVALGGAVGLVAGVGLFLATAFLLLKGGPVVGPNLRLLGQFFLGFSVTWSGAVIGALEAGAGGFALGYLIAGLRNLGFTAYAYLVRRRAALEAQRNLLDQV from the coding sequence ATGGCACACACCGTGATTATCGGGGCCGGCCCAGCCGGGCTGACTGCCGCGTACGAATTGTCCAAGCTGGGCATGCACAGCACCATCCTGGAAGCCGACTCACAAGTGGGCGGCCTGTCGCGCACCGTTGACTACCGTGGCTATCGCTTCGACATCGGCGGTCATCGCTTCTTCTCCAAAGTGCCGCTGATCAACGAGTTGTGGCACGAAATCCTGGGCGAAGCCTTCCTGCTCCGGCCACGTTTGTCGCGCATCCACTATCGCGGCCACTTCTTCGACTATCCGCTCAGGCCGCTCAACGCCCTCGCCGGCCTCGGCCCGATCGAGGCCCTGTTGGTGGGCTTGAGCTACACCCACGCCAAGTTGTTTCCGCATCCGCAAGAAACCAACTTCGAGCAATGGGTCTCCAACCGTTTCGGCTATCGCCTCTACGAGATCTTCTTCAAGACCTATACCGAGAAAGTCTGGGGCATCCCCTGCACCGAGATCTCCGCCGACTGGGCCACCCAGCGAATCAAGAACCTGTCGCTGAGCGAGGCCGTGCGCAACGCGTTGTTCCAACAGAACCGCACCAAGGACGGCCAGCTCATCACCACCCTGATCGACGAATTTTACTATCCCCGCTTCGGCCCCGGGATGATGTGGGACCGTTGTGAGCAGCTGGTGGCGCGCGCCGGCAGCGAAACCATGCGCGGCGTCCGCGTCGAGCGCATCCGCCACCGGCACGGGCGGGTGGAGTGCGTTTACGGGCGCACCGCCGGCGGCGAGCCCGTCGAGTTCGGTGGCGACCACCTGATTTCCACGATGGCCATTCGCGAGTTGATCAACGCGCTCGATCCGGCGCCGCCTGCGGCGGTGGTGCTCGCCGCCAACGAGCTGCGCTACCGCGACTATCTCACGGTCGTGCTGATAGTGAAGCGCGAGCAAATGTTTCCCGACAACTGGATCTACGTGCACTCTCCCGAGGTGCGCTTGGGGCGCATCCAGAACTACAAGAACTGGAGCCCGGATATGGTGCCTCACCCTTCGCGCACCTCCCTGGGATTGGAGTATTTCCTGTGGGACAAAGACCCGGAGTGGACGTGGTCACGCGAGCAATTGATGGATCTCGGCATCCGCGACTGCGTTACCATCGGGCTCGTTAATCCGAGCGAGGTGGAGGACGCAACCGTGGTACGCATGACCAAGGCCTATCCCGTCTACGATCAATCATACGAGGCCAACCTGGCCACCGTTCGCAACTACCTCACGGGCATCACCAACCTGCAACTGATCGGGCGCAACGGCCAGCACCGCTACAACAACCAGGATCACTCGATGCTCACCGGCGTGTACGCCGCGCGCAACCTGGCGGGCGCCAACTACGACATCTGGTCGGTCAACACCGAGATGGAGTACCATGAGGAGACGGTAACCGCGAGCGCACGGCGCGCCGATCGTCTGGTGCCAGCGCCGGTACAACCGCCGCCTAGCGGTGCACCGCCGATGTCGCCCGAGGAGATGATCGAGGCGGCCTTCGCGCGGCTCGACCCGGTGGCCTTGGGCGGAGCCGTTGGGCTGGTTGCCGGAGTCGGCCTGTTCTTGGCCACGGCCTTCTTGCTGCTCAAAGGCGGGCCGGTGGTCGGCCCCAACCTGCGCCTACTCGGCCAGTTCTTCCTCGGTTTCAGTGTCACCTGGAGCGGCGCGGTTATCGGTGCGCTCGAAGCCGGCGCCGGCGGCTTCGCCCTCGGCTACCTCATCGCCGGGTTGCGCAACCTCGGCTTCACGGCGTATGCGTATCTGGTGCGGCGGCGAGCGGCGTTAGAGGCGCAACGCAATTTGCTCGACCAAGTGTGA
- a CDS encoding glycosyltransferase family 39 protein: MRPTRTAGDAYRSLPGMTYYAGAGLVLLAYAWHCYAVNYVADDSFITFRYVKHFVAGQGIVYNPGERVEGYTNFLWLLLLSGFAWMVPAGDLLLAAQILGVACGAAVILLLLLASRHLHRQAGPFALVAGALLAFNASFCAWSTGGLETTLFALLVFGSVYAYATALESGRNLTGAGMLFALAALTRPEGVLLYAVASAHLLWTTVRGGKQQTSARLLAWALGFAAIYAPYYVWRLSYYGYPFPNTFYAKVGSGFEQYRRGARYLVDYLKWDGALVLPFLLVLLLQRKRPHLVNVCLAVVAAQFTYIVYVGGDGLAFFRFVACVGPLLCLLAQEGFTGAYGRCAARVRPAHGRWLRWAATGLLAVALSFEARQTLGVVLFPAAHRWYEPQSGLTFPGTGSDHRYLWFDNYFVDRLKIAAQWLETHAPPGAVIAATPAGAIGYHTTHNVIDMLGLNDVHIAHRQPANVGAGRAGHEKGDGAYVLARSPDYILLGNVAVLPHPIADGEMAGKLVQRSEREIWAAADFHQRYERVSVQLGDSGAFRFFTFYRRR; encoded by the coding sequence ATGCGCCCTACCCGCACCGCCGGCGACGCTTACCGATCACTGCCGGGGATGACCTATTACGCCGGGGCCGGCTTGGTGCTGCTGGCTTATGCGTGGCACTGCTACGCCGTCAACTACGTTGCCGACGATAGTTTCATCACTTTTCGTTACGTGAAGCACTTCGTGGCCGGACAGGGCATCGTGTACAACCCGGGCGAGCGGGTCGAAGGTTACACCAACTTCCTGTGGCTGCTGCTGTTGAGCGGCTTCGCCTGGATGGTACCGGCCGGCGATCTGCTGTTGGCAGCACAGATTCTCGGCGTAGCCTGTGGGGCGGCGGTAATCCTGCTGCTGCTGCTCGCCTCTCGGCACTTGCACCGGCAAGCGGGGCCTTTTGCTCTGGTCGCCGGCGCCCTACTCGCCTTCAACGCCTCGTTCTGCGCCTGGTCCACCGGCGGCTTGGAAACCACGCTGTTCGCTCTCCTGGTCTTCGGCAGTGTCTATGCCTACGCCACCGCCTTGGAGTCTGGCCGGAATCTTACCGGGGCCGGCATGCTCTTCGCCCTCGCCGCGCTGACTCGGCCCGAGGGAGTGTTGTTATATGCGGTTGCGTCCGCTCACTTGCTGTGGACGACGGTTCGTGGTGGCAAACAGCAGACGAGCGCGCGGCTGCTCGCCTGGGCTTTGGGCTTCGCGGCGATCTACGCGCCCTATTACGTGTGGCGGCTCAGCTACTACGGCTATCCGTTCCCCAACACGTTTTACGCCAAAGTCGGTAGCGGCTTCGAGCAGTATCGGCGCGGGGCGCGCTATCTCGTCGATTACCTCAAGTGGGACGGTGCCCTGGTGCTGCCGTTTCTGCTCGTCCTGCTATTGCAGCGCAAGCGGCCCCATCTGGTCAACGTCTGTCTGGCGGTCGTCGCCGCGCAGTTTACCTACATCGTGTACGTGGGTGGTGACGGGCTGGCGTTCTTCCGCTTCGTCGCTTGCGTTGGCCCGCTGCTCTGCTTGCTGGCACAAGAGGGGTTCACGGGCGCTTACGGGCGCTGCGCCGCCCGCGTGCGCCCCGCACATGGGCGCTGGTTGCGGTGGGCGGCCACCGGCCTGTTGGCCGTAGCGCTTTCATTCGAGGCCCGCCAGACGCTGGGTGTGGTGCTGTTTCCAGCCGCGCACCGCTGGTACGAGCCGCAATCGGGGCTGACCTTCCCGGGCACGGGTAGTGATCACCGCTACCTCTGGTTTGACAACTACTTCGTCGACCGCCTCAAGATTGCGGCGCAGTGGCTGGAAACCCACGCACCGCCGGGCGCCGTAATCGCGGCCACACCGGCGGGCGCTATCGGTTATCACACCACCCACAACGTCATCGACATGCTCGGCCTCAACGACGTCCACATCGCCCACCGGCAGCCGGCGAACGTGGGCGCAGGCCGCGCCGGCCACGAAAAGGGCGACGGCGCTTACGTCCTGGCGCGCAGCCCAGACTACATCCTGCTCGGGAACGTCGCGGTGTTGCCGCACCCGATTGCCGATGGCGAGATGGCGGGAAAGCTGGTCCAGCGCTCCGAGCGTGAAATCTGGGCGGCCGCCGACTTCCACCAGCGTTACGAACGCGTGAGCGTTCAACTTGGCGACAGCGGGGCCTTCCGCTTTTTCACCTTCTACCGGCGGCGCTGA
- a CDS encoding sulfatase, producing MNVTSSPAQPGQSTPPAPSFALIVTVAASFGLICGLAEALIYWGLSIVPDPLGWRNDLLPEILWIAPAVNSLLFAAVGGLTAAASRLCRLTRAALPVYYALFGAGAIYAPLAAMGRLRPLTCVLLATGVSVQLYRYTRTHHRAPMLLRRALAAAALGVLLGGSWSTLASRGLGIAGTTPAAPRAEPPNILLVVLDTLRADHVSAYGYERLTTPHLDSLARQGALFERAFASDSWTLPSHASIMTGRYTHEHRAGGSPLGGRYPTLAEYLSGQGYATAGFVANNYYCSARSGLARGFTTYEDHFESAGDMVVHTVYGKLLGQALPWLGYYDIPGRKRALAVNREFWRWLDSRRPAPFFAFLNYLDVHDPYLAPAPYDRRFSDYPCRGDRVNSELFPRDFTGGRQLSPAEVQAEIDGYDGSLSYLDSAVGALIAELDRRGLGERTLVIVTSDHGESFGNHGLFGHGNSMYRDLIHVPLVIRYPAKVPPGARLPHAVSLQALPATVVDLAGVGAGAPFPGHSLAAAWMHGGGDGAAAAFAVSESLPGIVPNPAYPLGRRGAIKSITTSEWQLLLHEEGTIELFRDSDEQQAHNLAGAPEHRQVVSELGTRLAALIAPRDWKPFAGLLQAYQ from the coding sequence ATGAACGTTACCTCTTCACCTGCGCAACCCGGGCAATCAACGCCGCCGGCGCCATCATTTGCGCTGATCGTAACGGTCGCCGCATCGTTCGGCTTGATCTGCGGGCTCGCGGAAGCCCTCATCTATTGGGGGCTGAGCATCGTTCCCGACCCGTTGGGATGGAGGAACGATCTGCTGCCGGAAATTCTCTGGATCGCCCCGGCAGTCAACTCCCTGCTGTTCGCCGCAGTCGGCGGCCTCACTGCGGCAGCGAGCCGCCTCTGCCGGCTCACCCGTGCCGCTCTTCCCGTTTACTACGCACTGTTTGGCGCCGGCGCGATTTACGCTCCTTTGGCGGCCATGGGACGATTGCGGCCGCTCACCTGCGTACTACTGGCTACGGGTGTGAGCGTTCAGCTCTACCGCTATACCCGCACGCACCACCGCGCTCCAATGCTGCTTCGCCGAGCGCTGGCGGCCGCTGCACTCGGCGTGCTGCTGGGCGGCAGCTGGAGCACGCTGGCAAGTCGAGGCCTTGGCATCGCGGGTACGACGCCGGCGGCGCCGCGCGCCGAACCGCCCAATATCCTGCTTGTCGTCTTGGACACGCTGCGAGCCGATCACGTCTCCGCGTACGGCTACGAGCGGCTGACGACGCCCCATCTCGACTCCTTGGCCCGTCAGGGCGCGTTGTTCGAGCGCGCCTTTGCCAGCGACTCGTGGACGCTGCCGTCCCACGCCTCGATCATGACCGGCCGCTACACCCACGAGCATCGCGCCGGCGGCAGCCCGCTGGGCGGCCGGTACCCAACACTGGCCGAATACCTATCGGGCCAGGGCTACGCCACCGCCGGCTTTGTCGCCAACAACTATTACTGCAGCGCCCGCAGCGGCCTGGCGCGCGGCTTCACCACTTACGAGGACCACTTCGAGAGCGCCGGCGACATGGTCGTGCACACAGTCTATGGCAAGTTGCTGGGGCAAGCGCTGCCTTGGCTGGGGTACTATGACATCCCCGGGCGCAAGCGGGCGCTAGCCGTCAACCGCGAGTTCTGGCGCTGGCTCGACAGCCGGCGGCCGGCGCCCTTCTTTGCGTTTCTGAACTACCTCGACGTTCACGACCCCTATCTGGCCCCTGCGCCATATGACCGGCGTTTCTCCGATTACCCCTGCCGCGGCGACCGGGTCAATTCCGAACTGTTTCCCCGCGATTTCACCGGCGGACGGCAGCTGTCTCCCGCCGAAGTGCAAGCGGAAATCGACGGCTACGACGGCTCGCTCAGCTACCTCGACAGCGCCGTCGGCGCGCTGATCGCGGAACTCGATCGGCGCGGCCTCGGCGAGCGCACGCTGGTCATCGTGACCTCGGACCACGGCGAGTCGTTCGGTAACCATGGCCTGTTTGGCCACGGTAACAGCATGTATCGTGACCTGATCCATGTGCCGCTCGTAATCCGCTATCCCGCGAAGGTGCCGCCGGGCGCTCGCTTGCCGCACGCGGTCAGTCTGCAAGCTCTGCCGGCAACGGTGGTCGACCTCGCCGGCGTCGGAGCCGGCGCCCCCTTTCCCGGCCACTCGCTGGCCGCAGCCTGGATGCACGGAGGCGGCGATGGAGCAGCGGCTGCCTTTGCCGTTTCCGAGTCACTCCCGGGCATCGTGCCCAATCCCGCCTATCCGCTGGGGCGGCGCGGCGCCATCAAGTCGATCACCACCTCGGAGTGGCAACTCCTGCTTCACGAGGAGGGCACCATCGAGCTGTTTCGCGACAGTGATGAGCAGCAAGCCCACAACCTTGCCGGCGCGCCGGAGCACCGCCAGGTCGTAAGCGAACTCGGCACTCGCCTGGCGGCGCTGATTGCTCCCCGTGATTGGAAGCCCTTTGCTGGGCTGCTGCAAGCGTACCAGTAA
- a CDS encoding SBBP repeat-containing protein: MRINVFARLLRVSLLAVVAALLQSQPALGLTGDTNCDGRLTAADLAILLELPFTGSSCASADVNGDGRISAGDLPLEIQLLRPPPTASPTMTPTTSAVPSASRTASPTPSRAPSPTASPVPPATATATPSRTPSSQPTPSPTPSATASLTPSTAPSASPTAASSATRTATTTTSPTSSATPSLTRSATPSASPSATSSKTRTATMTVTSTPTPSATPSRTPSATPSASPAATATHTTTATATGAATIVPVLDFASYLGGSGYDQARDVVTDSAGNIYVTGGTDSADFLTTAGAYDRTANGNVDVFVIKLDPTGQSIIWSTLLGGPNYDRAYAIELDSANNVIVGGRAGAGFPTTSGVVQKVFAGDTDPESLYGLQDGFLAKLSADGTQLLWATYWGTGDRGIVRDFAVDAADNVYPASSIEAGHSSQHITAGTFHTTPAGGRDGLVAKLNATAGAVLWCTYIGGTGNETGTPSIRADDTGVYYLAHSISTDALTTAGAYDRSANGGTDMYVAKLAPNGASLLWATYLGGAANEFTETHGLAVDGQHNVYVAATTLSANFPTTPGVLQPHYGGSGGAGTGQGTNYPGDGFVAKLSSGGTQLMASTYLGGTLGEGVEGVSVGADGSVYVSGATFSSNFPATADAAQPSNHGSGDMFAARLSADFTQILYATYAGGSALDYARSSIFDGATRFVILGETEATNFPTHSARFPAYRGGSQDAFIVDIRVAGSF, from the coding sequence ATGCGTATCAATGTGTTTGCTCGCTTACTACGAGTGTCGCTCCTCGCTGTAGTGGCGGCCCTGCTTCAGAGCCAGCCTGCACTCGGCCTTACCGGCGATACCAACTGCGACGGCCGGCTGACTGCGGCCGACTTAGCCATACTGCTCGAACTGCCCTTCACCGGCAGCAGCTGCGCGAGCGCGGACGTCAACGGGGATGGGCGGATTTCAGCGGGCGACTTGCCGCTCGAAATCCAGCTCCTGCGGCCGCCGCCGACCGCCTCCCCCACCATGACGCCAACAACGTCGGCAGTGCCGAGCGCATCTCGGACCGCCAGCCCAACGCCGTCGCGGGCGCCGTCTCCAACCGCGTCGCCGGTGCCCCCAGCAACCGCCACCGCGACACCGTCGCGAACGCCAAGCAGCCAGCCGACACCTTCGCCGACACCAAGTGCAACGGCGTCGCTGACGCCTTCAACCGCCCCTTCCGCGTCGCCAACTGCTGCCTCCAGCGCGACGCGCACTGCAACCACGACAACCTCGCCGACCTCGAGTGCGACACCGTCGCTGACACGCTCAGCCACGCCCTCGGCATCTCCGAGCGCGACGTCCAGCAAGACACGCACGGCAACCATGACGGTAACCAGCACGCCAACACCGAGCGCCACGCCGTCCCGCACGCCTTCGGCCACGCCTTCTGCGTCGCCTGCTGCAACGGCCACGCATACTACAACTGCGACTGCCACCGGCGCAGCCACCATTGTGCCGGTGCTCGACTTCGCTTCGTACCTCGGCGGCAGCGGCTACGATCAGGCGCGCGACGTCGTCACCGACAGTGCCGGCAATATCTATGTCACCGGCGGTACCGACTCGGCGGACTTTCTGACCACGGCTGGCGCCTACGACCGCACCGCAAACGGCAACGTCGACGTATTCGTGATCAAGCTCGATCCCACCGGCCAGAGCATCATCTGGTCCACCCTGCTTGGCGGCCCCAACTACGACCGCGCCTACGCGATCGAGTTGGACAGTGCCAACAACGTGATCGTGGGCGGGCGCGCGGGCGCCGGCTTCCCAACCACCTCCGGCGTGGTGCAAAAGGTTTTTGCCGGCGATACCGATCCCGAGTCGCTCTATGGGCTCCAGGACGGTTTCCTCGCCAAGCTTTCGGCCGACGGCACGCAGCTCCTCTGGGCTACGTACTGGGGCACCGGCGATCGCGGCATCGTCCGGGATTTCGCCGTCGACGCCGCCGACAACGTTTATCCGGCATCGAGCATCGAAGCCGGCCACAGCTCGCAGCACATCACCGCGGGGACCTTTCACACGACGCCTGCGGGAGGCCGCGACGGACTAGTCGCGAAGCTCAACGCCACCGCCGGCGCGGTCCTGTGGTGCACATACATTGGCGGCACCGGCAACGAGACCGGCACGCCCAGCATTCGCGCCGACGACACCGGGGTCTACTATCTGGCCCACAGCATCTCGACCGACGCCTTGACCACGGCCGGCGCCTACGACCGCAGCGCGAACGGCGGTACGGACATGTACGTAGCCAAGCTGGCGCCAAACGGGGCCAGCCTGCTGTGGGCCACTTATCTCGGCGGCGCGGCGAACGAGTTCACCGAAACTCACGGCCTGGCGGTCGACGGGCAACACAATGTTTATGTGGCCGCGACCACGCTGTCGGCCAACTTCCCGACGACACCGGGTGTCTTGCAACCACACTACGGCGGCTCCGGTGGCGCAGGCACGGGTCAGGGCACGAACTACCCGGGCGATGGGTTTGTCGCCAAGCTCTCCTCTGGCGGCACCCAGCTCATGGCCAGCACTTATCTCGGCGGCACGCTCGGCGAGGGGGTTGAGGGCGTGAGCGTGGGAGCGGACGGCAGCGTCTACGTCTCGGGAGCGACTTTCTCCAGCAACTTTCCGGCAACGGCGGACGCCGCTCAGCCGAGCAACCACGGCAGCGGCGACATGTTCGCCGCCCGGCTGTCAGCCGACTTCACGCAGATCCTCTACGCGACCTATGCCGGCGGCAGCGCGCTCGATTACGCGCGCAGCTCCATCTTCGACGGCGCGACTCGCTTCGTCATCCTCGGCGAAACCGAAGCCACCAACTTCCCCACCCACAGCGCCCGTTTTCCGGCGTATCGCGGCGGCAGCCAAGATGCTTTCATTGTGGACATTCGCGTTGCCGGCAGCTTCTGA
- a CDS encoding sulfatase gives MFLLAIWFGLVTGLVEGGIKTTLRGVPGFVFLNSADILWVAPAVNVLLFLAVALAGALVSRLLPAPATVAQAGGLFAWLSLCGLLWALGKLSPWAALLLSLGLAIQCGRWLRRREERFVQLVANSTAVLLLAALVAGSFGAGWDGWRERQALAALPESGAHPPNLLLITLDTLRADHLSSYGHARLTTPNLDQLAATGVAFDRAIANSPWTLPSHATLLTGRLPYEHKADWLSALDGAYPTLTEVLAARGYVTAAFAANTTYVTPEWGLGRGFTHFEVYSNSLSDQVTRTAYGKKLALTLLPRFGYFDIPGRKRAADLNRQFLRWLDGVGSRPFFALLNYLDVHDPYLPPPESAPPFSSELSRGDLINFQFQPTVFRRKATLSEREVEMEVAAYDACLAYLDAQLGALFAELAARGQLHNTLVIVTSDHGESFGNHDLFGHGNSLYSETLHVPLIMAWPGRLPAGRRVAQVASLHHVAATALDLLGLGAPLPGTSLAGLWAGAAATAATPVFSEVNPGRFADGLPHYPTAKGALRSLVTDQWHLIRSESGATELYDWGSDRAETHNLAGTPAGQAVIRDLERHFPQG, from the coding sequence ATGTTTCTGCTCGCCATCTGGTTCGGCCTCGTCACCGGGCTGGTGGAAGGCGGAATAAAGACCACGCTGCGGGGAGTGCCCGGGTTTGTCTTCTTGAACTCGGCGGACATTCTGTGGGTGGCACCGGCCGTCAACGTCTTGCTGTTTCTCGCGGTGGCGCTCGCGGGCGCCCTCGTCAGCCGGCTGCTGCCGGCGCCCGCGACCGTAGCGCAGGCAGGGGGGTTGTTCGCCTGGCTGAGCCTCTGCGGGCTGCTCTGGGCCCTCGGCAAGTTGAGCCCTTGGGCGGCGTTGCTGTTGAGTCTGGGGCTCGCCATCCAATGCGGGCGTTGGCTACGCCGCCGAGAAGAGCGATTCGTGCAGCTGGTGGCCAATAGCACCGCGGTGTTGCTGTTGGCGGCGCTGGTCGCGGGGAGTTTTGGCGCAGGCTGGGATGGTTGGCGTGAACGCCAGGCGCTGGCGGCACTACCGGAGTCGGGCGCGCACCCACCCAATCTGCTCCTAATCACGCTCGACACCTTGCGCGCCGACCATCTCTCGTCCTATGGCCATGCGCGGCTTACTACCCCGAACCTCGATCAGCTAGCCGCCACCGGCGTCGCATTCGATCGCGCGATCGCGAACTCACCGTGGACGCTGCCGTCGCACGCGACGTTGCTCACCGGCCGTCTACCGTACGAGCACAAGGCGGACTGGCTCAGCGCGCTCGACGGTGCCTATCCGACTTTGACCGAAGTTCTCGCAGCTCGCGGCTACGTCACCGCCGCCTTTGCCGCCAACACCACGTACGTCACCCCGGAGTGGGGCCTGGGCCGGGGGTTCACGCACTTCGAGGTGTACAGCAACTCGCTCAGCGATCAGGTTACCCGCACCGCCTACGGCAAGAAGCTGGCTCTCACGCTGCTGCCCCGCTTCGGCTACTTCGACATTCCAGGGCGCAAGCGGGCGGCAGACCTCAACCGCCAGTTTTTGCGTTGGCTCGACGGCGTCGGCTCGCGGCCATTTTTTGCCTTACTCAATTACCTCGACGTCCACGACCCATATCTGCCGCCGCCCGAGAGCGCGCCGCCGTTCTCGAGCGAGCTTTCGCGGGGAGACCTGATCAACTTCCAGTTTCAGCCGACGGTGTTCCGCCGCAAAGCCACCCTGAGCGAGCGAGAAGTCGAGATGGAGGTAGCGGCTTACGATGCCTGCCTCGCCTACCTCGATGCGCAACTGGGGGCTCTGTTTGCCGAGTTGGCGGCGCGCGGGCAGCTCCACAACACGCTGGTGATCGTAACCTCGGATCACGGCGAATCATTCGGCAATCATGACTTGTTCGGCCATGGTAACAGCCTGTACAGCGAAACCCTTCACGTGCCGCTGATCATGGCGTGGCCGGGGCGACTACCGGCTGGCCGGCGAGTCGCGCAAGTTGCCAGCCTCCATCACGTCGCGGCCACTGCGTTGGATCTGCTGGGTCTGGGCGCGCCGTTGCCGGGAACCTCGCTGGCCGGCCTGTGGGCGGGCGCGGCCGCGACTGCCGCCACCCCGGTTTTCTCGGAAGTCAATCCCGGTCGCTTCGCAGATGGTTTGCCGCACTATCCCACCGCCAAGGGTGCGCTACGTTCACTGGTAACCGACCAATGGCACCTCATCCGTTCGGAATCCGGGGCCACCGAACTCTACGACTGGGGTAGCGATCGCGCCGAGACGCACAACCTGGCCGGTACGCCCGCGGGCCAGGCCGTCATTCGTGATCTGGAACGTCACTTCCCTCAGGGCTAG